The Candidatus Neomarinimicrobiota bacterium genome includes a region encoding these proteins:
- a CDS encoding c-type cytochrome: MMKKILILTQILILAGMIMLIAACGRGEHSEQPPVHLNPNMDTQEKYKAQSQSNFFVDGATMRTPVEGTVARGELRENDAFYRGKDASGDFIALAPMDFTADMVARGEERYGIYCVACHGVNADGKGKILEYKYPIPPANFHDERIMNLSDGHMFNAIGQGWLNMPSFKAQVSVKDRWAIISYIRSLQNK, from the coding sequence ATGATGAAAAAGATATTAATACTTACTCAAATACTCATTCTAGCTGGAATGATTATGCTTATCGCTGCCTGTGGTCGCGGTGAACATTCCGAACAGCCCCCGGTTCATCTAAACCCCAACATGGATACACAAGAAAAGTATAAGGCTCAGTCCCAGAGTAATTTCTTTGTGGATGGCGCTACCATGCGGACTCCTGTTGAAGGAACTGTTGCGCGCGGTGAACTCCGCGAAAATGATGCTTTCTATCGTGGAAAAGATGCATCAGGTGATTTTATTGCTTTAGCTCCCATGGATTTTACGGCTGATATGGTTGCCCGTGGTGAAGAACGCTACGGTATTTACTGTGTGGCTTGTCATGGTGTGAATGCAGATGGAAAGGGCAAGATACTGGAATATAAGTATCCGATTCCTCCAGCAAATTTCCATGATGAACGGATTATGAATCTCAGTGATGGCCACATGTTTAATGCCATTGGTCAGGGTTGGCTGAATATGCCATCTTTTAAGGCACAGGTCTCTGTGAAAGATCGTTGGGCTATCATTAGCTATATCAGATCTCTACAAAACAAATAA